TCGACGATCCATTGCAGTTGCGCGGTGTCGGCGCCGAGCTCGCGCGACAGGGTGGGCAGTGCGACGTTGACGATGGTGGCGTCGACGCTGATGACGAAGACGCCGAGGCAGATGACGGCGAGCGCGGGGATCGGGTGGTTCCGCAATACGGGTTCGGTACGCATGAACAAGATGGTAAAGTCGATAGACAAATAAATCAAGTAGTAAGTAGAAAAAGATGTCTAGCCTTGGTAGGGTGGCCTGGTGGCACCGCGCAGGACCTACAGCCAGAACTGCCCGATCGCCCGCGGACTCGATGTCCTGGGCGAGCGGTGGACGCTGCTGATCCTGCGCGAGCTGGTCGGCGGCCCCCGCCGCTACGGCGACCTACGCGCCGAGTTGCCCGGCATCGCAACCAATCTGCTGGCCGAACGGCTCAAAGAACTGCAGGACGCGGGGCTCGTCGACCGCGCCGACCTGCCCGCGCCGATCGGGCGGACCGTCTACACGCTCAGCGACATGGGCTGGCAGCGGGTGCTGCCGGTGTTGCAGAGCGTCGCGTGGTTCGGGCTGGACCGGCTGGACCCGATCGATGATGGCCCGGCATCGCCACTCAACGGGTTCTTGGCCGGGATCCTGCTCGGCTTCGACTCCGGGCGGGCCGCCGGATTGGAGGCGACGTGCCGGGCCGAGATCGACGGCCGGCGTTTCGACTTCGCGGTGACACAGGGACGCTTGGCTGCTGCCTACGGCGAACCCTCGGTGACGATCACCGGCGGGGCGGCGGATCTGGTGACCGCCCGCCTGGGATCGAGCGAGGCCAAGCGAAAGGCGGCGCTGCGGCGCATCGCTGTGACGGGCGACCCGGCGGCCGCCGGCGCGATGCGTCAGGCGTTCGCGCTGTAGGCGTGCGCCAGCAGCTCGTCCACCGTCCATTGGTCGTTGGCGTGGGTGCCGCGCTTGCACGCCACGACGCGGCCGTTCGAGCCGATGAGAAAGTCCGCGGGTAGGCCCAGATGGCCGCCGGTCGGATGCGGATTGGTCACCGGCATGCCGCCCCGGTTTCGCCAATAGCTGGGACGGGCCATCGCCACCACCGTCGGCGGCACCGCGCGGGGGTCGAGCACGGAACGCGGCGACGAGCCGACACCGAACTCGGCGTACAACGCCTTGGCCGGGTCGCCAATCACCGCGAACGGCAAATCGCCGACGTATTGCCGCAATTCGTCGTCGGTCGAGTGGAATACGACTACCTCACGGATACCGGCGTTGGCGATCTCGCCGTGGCGGCGCGCGATCGACTGCAGGTGAACATTGCAGATGGGACAGCCGGCGAAGCGTCGGAACTGCAAATGGACGAGTCGGTCGGGATCAGGAATCGGGACCGGTTCGCCGGAAACCGTGACCAGTTCTCGCGGGGCGACGGCGCTACCCCGGCCTATCGCCGGGTCCTTGCTCATGGGCGGCTCCTGTCTAACGAAGAGACTCCCTTCCCAACGAAGAAATGTACGGGCTGATTCCGACCCCACCAGGACACCTCGGGCCGCATCTCCTCCGATCGACTCGCGCAGTGGTGCGAGCCGACCGGGAGCGTTAGTCCCCGGCGTCCAGCAGGGCGTCGATGGCGAGGTCTTCGCGTCGCCGAAGAACGCACCATCAGCCCGTTCTTCGCCTCGGCCGAAGGCACCGCCGCGCCCGGCCGGTCGTCGCTAGCCACTAAGCTGGCTGCGTGGAAACCCCCTCCCCGCGGCCCGTGCTGGTGGTCGACTTCGGCGCACAATATGCGCAGCTGATCGCCCGGCGTGTCCGGGAGGCGCGGGTCTTCTCCGAGGTCATCCCGCACACGGCGTCGATCGACGAGATCAAGGCCCGGCAGCCGTCGGCGCTGGTGCTCTCCGGTGGGCCGTCCAGCGTCTACGAGGAAGGCGCCCCGCAGCTCGATCCCGCGGTGTTCGACCTCGGCGTGCCCGTGTTCGGTATCTGCTACGGATTCCAGGCCATGGCGCAGGCCCTGGGCGGGACCGTCGCCCACACCGGCACCAGCGAATACGGCCGCACCGAGCTGAAAGTGGTTGGCGGCGAACTGCATTCGGGGCTACCAAGCGTCCAGCCGGTGTGGATGAGCCACGGTGACGCGGTCACTGCCGCACCGGACGGGTTCGACGTGGTGGCCAGCAGCCCGGGCGCGACGGTGGCCGCCTTCGAGAACCGGAGCCGCCGCCTGGCCGGGGTGCAGTACCACCCCGAAGTCATGCACACCCCGCACGGCCAGCAGGTGCTCAGCCGATTCCTGCACGACTTCGCCGGGCTCGGTGCGGAGTGGACGCCCGCCAACATCGCCGGCGCGCTGGTCGAGCAGGTGCGCGAACAGATCGGCGACGGGCGCGCGATCTGCGGGCTGTCCGGCGGCGTGGACTCGGCGGTGGCCGCCGCCCTGGTGCAGCGCGCCATCGGCGACCGGCTGACCTGTGTTTTCGTCGACCATGGACTGCTTCGCGCCGGCGAGCGCGCGCAGGTACAGCGCGACTTCGTGGCGGCCACCGGCGCGAAGCTGGTCACCGTCGACGCCGCGGACACCTTCCTGCGGGCGCTGTCGGGGGTGACCAACCCGGAGGGCAAGCGCAAGATCATCGGCCGCCAGTTCATCCGGGCCTTCGAGGGCGCGGTGCGAGACATCGTGGGGGACAGTGACTCTCAGGTCGAGTTTCTGGTCCAGGGCACACTGTATCCGGACGTGGTGGAATCCGGCGGGGGCAGCGGGACCGCCAACATCAAGAGCCACCACAACGTCGGCGGCCTGCCCGACGACCTCAAGTTCAAGCTCGTCGAGCCGCTGCGACTGCTGTTCAAGGACGAGGTGCGCGCCGTCGGGCGTGAGCTTGGCCTGCCGGAGGAAATCGTTGCGCGCCAACCCTTTCCGGGTCCCGGCCTTGGTATCCGGATCGTCGGCGAGGTCACTGCGCAGCGGCTGGAAACCCTGCGCCGCGCCGACTTGATCGCGCGCGAGGAACTCACCGCCGCCGGCCTGGACAACCTGATCTGGCAGTGCCCGGTGGTGCTGCTGGGCGAGGTTCGCTCGGTGGGCGTGCAGGGCGACAACCGCACCTACGGGCACCCGATCGTGCTGCGCCCGGTGTCGAGCGAGGACGCCATGACCGCCGACTGGACCCGGGTGCCCTACGAGGTGCTGGAGCGCATCTCGACCCGCATCACCAACGAGGTGGCAGAGGTCAACCGCGTGGTACTGGACATCACCAGCAAACCCCCGGGCACCATCGAGTGGGAGTGATTTCCAGTCCGGATTGGCCACGACACGTAACCAGTT
This genomic interval from Mycobacterium sp. SMC-2 contains the following:
- a CDS encoding helix-turn-helix domain-containing protein, translating into MAPRRTYSQNCPIARGLDVLGERWTLLILRELVGGPRRYGDLRAELPGIATNLLAERLKELQDAGLVDRADLPAPIGRTVYTLSDMGWQRVLPVLQSVAWFGLDRLDPIDDGPASPLNGFLAGILLGFDSGRAAGLEATCRAEIDGRRFDFAVTQGRLAAAYGEPSVTITGGAADLVTARLGSSEAKRKAALRRIAVTGDPAAAGAMRQAFAL
- a CDS encoding peroxiredoxin-like family protein, which translates into the protein MSKDPAIGRGSAVAPRELVTVSGEPVPIPDPDRLVHLQFRRFAGCPICNVHLQSIARRHGEIANAGIREVVVFHSTDDELRQYVGDLPFAVIGDPAKALYAEFGVGSSPRSVLDPRAVPPTVVAMARPSYWRNRGGMPVTNPHPTGGHLGLPADFLIGSNGRVVACKRGTHANDQWTVDELLAHAYSANA
- the guaA gene encoding glutamine-hydrolyzing GMP synthase, with protein sequence METPSPRPVLVVDFGAQYAQLIARRVREARVFSEVIPHTASIDEIKARQPSALVLSGGPSSVYEEGAPQLDPAVFDLGVPVFGICYGFQAMAQALGGTVAHTGTSEYGRTELKVVGGELHSGLPSVQPVWMSHGDAVTAAPDGFDVVASSPGATVAAFENRSRRLAGVQYHPEVMHTPHGQQVLSRFLHDFAGLGAEWTPANIAGALVEQVREQIGDGRAICGLSGGVDSAVAAALVQRAIGDRLTCVFVDHGLLRAGERAQVQRDFVAATGAKLVTVDAADTFLRALSGVTNPEGKRKIIGRQFIRAFEGAVRDIVGDSDSQVEFLVQGTLYPDVVESGGGSGTANIKSHHNVGGLPDDLKFKLVEPLRLLFKDEVRAVGRELGLPEEIVARQPFPGPGLGIRIVGEVTAQRLETLRRADLIAREELTAAGLDNLIWQCPVVLLGEVRSVGVQGDNRTYGHPIVLRPVSSEDAMTADWTRVPYEVLERISTRITNEVAEVNRVVLDITSKPPGTIEWE